The following are encoded in a window of Ranitomeya variabilis isolate aRanVar5 chromosome 6, aRanVar5.hap1, whole genome shotgun sequence genomic DNA:
- the LOC143783184 gene encoding solute carrier family 52, riboflavin transporter, member 3-B-like yields the protein MAVILHILSCLLGLGSWVAINGVWVELPLLVPYTPEGWELPSYLSLLIQFANIGPLAVTLFHKFCPGRLREGPLIFAILAVGVVSCILLAFLWQETSWLGSSLRSTALLCLIFFLSLVDCTSSVTFLPYMTRLRPDYLISYFIGEGLSGLVPALLALVQGVGVTSCQSMNRTEPNGSLAIGNLTAVYQPARFPAWGFFLFLAGMMGICLTAFTILHKMPKGQCHQEAGTGERREIEESWGKGVEQKPMMDEDEAGKKVEKKEMAKYSIWEKVSIYLVLAWVNALTNAVLPSVQTYSCIPYGGRIYHLAATLASIANPVACGIAMYLPNRRLLAVGSLTVIGSGIGAYIMGMAVLSPCPALLQDSIGGTLIVVAWVLFVGVLSYVKVMIGVILRGEGHSALVWCGAVVQLGSMVGALTMFPMVNVYVMFQTGDPCNQICPQ from the exons ATGGCAGTCATCCTGCATATTCTCTCCTGCTTGCTTGGCCTAGGCTCTTGGGTAGCCATCAATGGGGTATGGGTGGAGCTGCCTCTTTTGGTGCCTTATACTCCAGAAGGCTGGGAGCTGCCCTCCTACCTTTCTCTACTCATCCAGTTTGCTAACATTGGGCCACTTGCTGTCACACTTTTCCATAAGTTTTGTCCAGGACGTCTGCGGGAGGGACCTCTAATATTTGCGATTTTGGCTGTAGGTGTTGTGTCCTGCATCTTGCTCGCTTTCCTCTGGCAAGAGACAAGCTGGTTGGGTTCATCGCTGAGAAGTACAGCTCTGCTGTGCCTCATTTTCTTTCTCTCTTTGGTGGACTGCACATCTTCAGTCACTTTTCTTCCTTATATGACCCGTCTCAGGCCAGATTACCTCATCTCATACTTTATTGGAGAGGGTCTAAGTGGGCTAGTGCCAGCATTACTGGCCCTGGTTCAGGGCGTAGGTGTGACGAGCTGTCAATCAATGAACAGAACTGAACCAAATGGATCTCTTGCCATTGGAAACTTAACCGCAGTGTACCAGCCCGCCAGATTTCCTGCATGGGGTTTCTTCCTGTTTCTGGCAGGGATGATGGGCATCTGTCTAACTGCCTTCACCATTCTTCACAAAATGCCCAAAGGACAGTGCCACCAAGAGGCAGGAACAGGCGAGAGAAGGGAAATAGAAGAATCATGGGGCAAAGGAGTTGAGCAGAAGCCAATGATGGATGAGGATGAAGCAGGAAAGAAGGTGGAAAAGAAAGAAATGGCAAAGTATTCAATATGGGAGAAGGTCTCCATCTACTTGGTCCTGGCCTGGGTGAATGCTTTGACCAACGCAGTGCTGCCATCTGTCCAGACTTACTCCTGCATTCCTTATGGTGGACGTATCTATCACCTGGCTGCTACGCTAGCTTCCATTGCCAACCCAGTAGCCTGTGGCATTGCGATGTATCTACCGAACAG GCGACTCCTGGCTGTGGGCAGTCTGACGGTGATCGGTTCCGGCATTGGCGCCTACATCATGGGCATGGCTGTGTTAAGTCCATGTCCAGCTCTTCTGCAGGATAGCATTGGAGGCACCTTGATT GTTGTTGCCTGGGTGCTGTTTGTGGGTGTCCTGTCCTATGTGAAGGTGATGATCGGAGTGATCCTGCGGGGTGAAGGACACAGTGCCCTCGTGTGGTGTGGGGCAGTGGTGCAGCTGGGCTCTATGGTGGGAGCTCTCACCATGTTCCCAATGGTGAACGTCTACGTCATGTTTCAGACAGGTGATCCCTGTAACCAGATCTGCCCCCAATAA